A portion of the Anabas testudineus chromosome 22, fAnaTes1.2, whole genome shotgun sequence genome contains these proteins:
- the LOC113148677 gene encoding beclin 1-associated autophagy-related key regulator-like — protein sequence MASSAGLPSLGPDRASSSSGIHAGGRPSLRPHHHPAHSTPGCAMVESVDDAEGLYVAVERCPLCSTSRRRLTCARCVQAGDFVHFDGRNTERYTEKLERLKKLKEEKEQLQHRVVQDMNKKLLADEMKWKIMSCKMKIEQLKEAVVWGNEEVKTDKGLLLRSQEESQRLQRRAGRHQEKRDKIERHNCRLGELLEKRSRDLQSRLSQLATLRREHILELTTHIFPTQEEKQGSRDPADVVAECDPALTSSTVSELAEARRTTYLSGRWIWDDQNGETSISITGPPVNLPSNGDCSAYYTWVEEKSSNQGPEMDHINPAHTISAALCYATQLVTILSHILDVNLPKKLCNSEFCGENLSRYRFTRALNKLNTNILHLCFSQHVDSERLHPHHTLRNIMFLVSSDNDNLGRTGPFEVSADLEESMEFVEPEASGPAEESGDEVVTDEETDLGMDWETVPSPRFCDIPSQSMELSQSALQVSQPSANTGGMISSAAASVTSWFRAYTGQR from the exons ATGGCGTCCTCAGCGGGACTCCCGTCGCTCGGCCCCGACCGAGCCTCTTCATCCTCCGGCATTCACGCCGGGGGCAGGCCGTCTCTCCGGCCCCATCACCACCCGGCTCACTCCACCCCGGGCTGTGCGATGGTGGAGTCGGTGGACGACGCGGAGGGACTGTACGTGGCGGTGGAGCGGTGTCCCCTGTGCAGTACCTCCCGCCGCAGGCTCACCTGTGCCCGGTGTGTCCAGGCCGGAGACTTTGTCCACTTCGACGGGAGGAACACGGAGAG atacacagaaaaGTTAGAGCGACTGAAGAAGctaaaggaggaaaaggagcagctgcagcacag GGTCGTCCAGGACATGAACAAGAAGCTGCTGGCTGACGAGATG AAATGGAAAATCATGTCATGTAAGATGAAGATTGAGCAGCTTAAGGAGGCGGTCGTCTGGGGCAACGAGGAGGTAAAGACCG atAAGGGGCTGCTCCTGCGCTCTCAGGAGGAGAGCCAGCGGCTGCAGCGCCGGGCCGGACGTCACCAAGAGAAGCGGGATAAAATCGAGCGTCACAATTGTCGTCTGGGGGAGCTCCTGGAGAAACGTAGCAGAGACCTGCAGAGCAGACTGAGCCAGCTGGCGACTCTGAGGCGAGAACACATCCTGGAGCTCACCACACACATCTTCCCCACACAGGAGGAGAAGCAAGGCAGCAG AGACCCTGCAGACGTGGTGGCGGAGTGCGACCCAGCGTTGACCTCCAGCACGGTGAGCGAGCTGGCCGAGGCCCGGAGGACAACTTACCTGTCCGGACGCTGGATCTGGGACGACCAGAATGGAGAGACCAGCATCAGCATCACAGGGCCTCCTGTCAACCTGCCCAGCAATGGAGACTGCTCCGCCTATTACACCTGGGTGGAGGAGAAGAGCTCCAACCAGGGCCCAG agatggatCACATTAACCCGGCTCACACCATCAGCGCTGCTCTCTGCTACGCCACTCAGCTCGTCACTATCCTCTCTCACATCCTGGACGTCAACCTGCCCAAGAAGCTCTGCAACAG TGAGTTCTGTGGAGAGAATCTGAGCCGATACCGTTTCACCAGAGCTCTGAACAAACTCAACACCAACAttctccatctctgcttttCACAG cacGTTGACAGCGAGAGGCTTCATCCTCATCACACTCTGAGGAACATCATGTTTCTGGTTTCCTCTGACAACGACAACCTGGGCAG GACGGGTCCGTTCGAGGTGAGCGCTGACCTGGAGGAGTCGATGGAGTTTGTGGAGCCGGAGGCCTCGGGGCCGGCAGAGGAGAGCGGAGACGAGGTGGTGACTGACGAGGAGACGGACCTGGGGATGGACTGGGAGACGGTGCCCAGTCCACGTTTCTGTGACATCCCGTCACAG TCCATGGAGCTCTCCCAGAGTGCGCTGCAGGTTTCCCAGCCCTCTGCTAACACTGGGGGGAtgatctcctctgctgctgcctccGTCACCTCCTGGTTCAGGGCCTACACTGGCCAGCGCTGA
- the tbpl2 gene encoding TATA box-binding protein-like protein 2: protein MDESALERYFDDSIANDSSFMLGEELGLQNPAPPLQDPPYLSEKVVPSRELGEELDLSFLPDELNTQDNTADAATLNVSQDSGIGLDYNSQDSAAAADDPQEGTSMPRLGTSASPFCPMTPMTPMTPMTPMTERSGIVPQLQNIVSTVNLGCPLDLKFIALQARNAEYNPKRFAAVIMRIREPRTTALIFSSGKMVCTGAKSEEQSRLAARKYARVVQKLGFPARFLDFKIQNMVASCDVCFPIRLEGLVLTHQQFSSYEPELFPGLIYRMVKPRIVLLIFVSGKVVLTGAKERAEIYEAFENIYPILRGFKKQ, encoded by the exons ATGGACGAGTCGGCGTTGGAGCGTTACTTCGATGACTCCATTGCAAAC GACTCCAGCTTCATGTTGGGGGAGGAGCTGGGTCTCCAGAACCCCGCCCCCCCTCTGCAGGACCCCCCTTACCTGTCTGAGAAGGTGGTGCCGAGCAGGGAGCTGGGGGAGGAGCTGGACCTCAGTTTTCTACCTGATGAACTCaacacacaggacaacacaG CTGATGCTGCAACTCTCAACGTGTCTCAGGACAGCGGCATTGGTCTGGACTACAACTCCCAAGAttccgcagcagcagcagatgaccCCCAGGAGGGGACATCTATGCCCAGACTAGGGACCAGTGCCTCCCCATTTTGTCCCATGACCCCCATGACCCCCATGACTCCCATGACTCCTATGACCGAGAGGTCGGGAATTGTACCGCAGTTACA GAACATCGTCTCCACAGTGAACCTGGGCTGTCCTCTGGACCTGAAGTTCATCGCCCTTCAAGCCAGAAACGCTGAATACAACCCAAAG CGTTTTGCAGCAGTTATCATGAGGATCCGAGAGCCTCGAACCACAGCGCTGATCTTCAGCTCTGGGAAGATGGTTTGTACAGGAGCCAAGAG TGAGGAACAGTCACGTTTGGCAGCCAGGAAATACGCCCGGGTGGTGCAGAAACTCGGCTTCCCCGCTCGCTTCCTGGACTTTAAGATCCAGAACATGGTTGCcagctgtgatgtgtgtttccCCATCAGACTAGAAGGACTGGTTCTGACCCACCAGCAGTTCAGCAG ttatGAACCTGAGCTGTTTCCAGGCCTCATCTACCGCATGGTGAAACCTCGGATCGTCCTGCTCATCTTCGTGTCTGGGAAAGTGGTTCTGACTG GAGCTAAAGAACGAGCTGAGATCTACGAAGCGTTTGAGAACATTTACCCGATCCTAAGAGGCTTCAAGAAACAGTGA
- the jmjd7 gene encoding bifunctional peptidase and (3S)-lysyl hydroxylase JMJD7 isoform X2: protein MEYVKERLTEFSLEAHDLYLNQSVPYLEEPPDPLQFYRDWIGPNKPCVIRNAFSHWPALSRWTPEYLREKVGSKVISVAVTPNGYADAISGDRFVMPEERRMSFSSVLDIIEGKVDKSGVFYVQKQCSNLLEELPELADDVEPHVPWMSSALGKFPDAVNFWLGEANAITSMHKDHYENLYCVVSGEKNFILLPPTDRPFIPYGVYQPAVYCQKDDGEFEVIDQSDSEKVPWIPVDPLDPDLERYPQYQCARPVHCRVKAGEMLYLPSLWFHHVQQSHGCIAVNFWYDMEYDIKYNYFQLLETLSEVTGST, encoded by the exons ATGGAGTATGTGAAGGAACGACTGACGGAGTTTTCACTGGAGGCTCACG ATCTGTATCTGAACCAATCAGTGCCTTACCTGGAGGAACCACCTGACCCGCTGCAGTTCTACCGTGACTGGATTGGTCCAAACAAGCCCTGTGTTATTCGCAACGCCTTTAGCCATTGGCCGGCTCTATCCAGGTGGACGCCAGAGTACCTGAG GGAGAAGGtagggtcaaaggtcatcagTGTGGCCGTGACTCCTAATGGCTACGCCGACGCCATCAGTGGTGATCGGTTCGTGATGCCTGAGGAGAGACGGAtgagtttttcttctgttctcgACATCATTGAGGGGAAG GTGGACAAGAGCGGCGTATTTTATGTTCAGAAGCAGTGCTCCAacctgctggaggagctgcCCGAGCTGGCCGACGACGTGGAGCCTCACGTTCCCTGGATGAGCTCAGCACTTG GAAAGTTTCCTGATGCTGTGAATTTCTGGCTCGGGGAGGCAAACGCCATCACCTCCA TGCACAAAGATCACTACGAGAATctttactgtgttgtttctgGAGAAAAGAATTTCATCCTGCTGCCGCCCACAGACCGACCCTTCATACCCTACG gtgtgtATCAGCCGGCTGTTTACTGTCAGAAGGACGACGGTGAGTTTGAGGTCATCGACCAGAGCGACTCGGAGAAG GTCCCGTGGATCCCCGTGGACCCACTGGACCCTGACCTGGAGCGGTATCCACAGTACCAGTGTGCTCGGCCGGTCCACTGTAGAGTGAAGGCCGGAGAGATGCTGTATCTGCCATCTCTGTGGTTCCACCACGTCCAGCAGTCACACGGCTGCATCGCAG tgaactTCTGGTACGACATGGAGTATGACATCAAGTACAACTACTTCCAGCTGCTGGAGACGCTGAGTGAGGTCACAGGGTCCACATGA
- the jmjd7 gene encoding bifunctional peptidase and (3S)-lysyl hydroxylase JMJD7 isoform X1, giving the protein MEYVKERLTEFSLEAHDLYLNQSVPYLEEPPDPLQFYRDWIGPNKPCVIRNAFSHWPALSRWTPEYLREKVGSKVISVAVTPNGYADAISGDRFVMPEERRMSFSSVLDIIEGKRTTTLVFQVDKSGVFYVQKQCSNLLEELPELADDVEPHVPWMSSALGKFPDAVNFWLGEANAITSMHKDHYENLYCVVSGEKNFILLPPTDRPFIPYGVYQPAVYCQKDDGEFEVIDQSDSEKVPWIPVDPLDPDLERYPQYQCARPVHCRVKAGEMLYLPSLWFHHVQQSHGCIAVNFWYDMEYDIKYNYFQLLETLSEVTGST; this is encoded by the exons ATGGAGTATGTGAAGGAACGACTGACGGAGTTTTCACTGGAGGCTCACG ATCTGTATCTGAACCAATCAGTGCCTTACCTGGAGGAACCACCTGACCCGCTGCAGTTCTACCGTGACTGGATTGGTCCAAACAAGCCCTGTGTTATTCGCAACGCCTTTAGCCATTGGCCGGCTCTATCCAGGTGGACGCCAGAGTACCTGAG GGAGAAGGtagggtcaaaggtcatcagTGTGGCCGTGACTCCTAATGGCTACGCCGACGCCATCAGTGGTGATCGGTTCGTGATGCCTGAGGAGAGACGGAtgagtttttcttctgttctcgACATCATTGAGGGGAAG AGGACAACAACGCTGGTGTTTCAGGTGGACAAGAGCGGCGTATTTTATGTTCAGAAGCAGTGCTCCAacctgctggaggagctgcCCGAGCTGGCCGACGACGTGGAGCCTCACGTTCCCTGGATGAGCTCAGCACTTG GAAAGTTTCCTGATGCTGTGAATTTCTGGCTCGGGGAGGCAAACGCCATCACCTCCA TGCACAAAGATCACTACGAGAATctttactgtgttgtttctgGAGAAAAGAATTTCATCCTGCTGCCGCCCACAGACCGACCCTTCATACCCTACG gtgtgtATCAGCCGGCTGTTTACTGTCAGAAGGACGACGGTGAGTTTGAGGTCATCGACCAGAGCGACTCGGAGAAG GTCCCGTGGATCCCCGTGGACCCACTGGACCCTGACCTGGAGCGGTATCCACAGTACCAGTGTGCTCGGCCGGTCCACTGTAGAGTGAAGGCCGGAGAGATGCTGTATCTGCCATCTCTGTGGTTCCACCACGTCCAGCAGTCACACGGCTGCATCGCAG tgaactTCTGGTACGACATGGAGTATGACATCAAGTACAACTACTTCCAGCTGCTGGAGACGCTGAGTGAGGTCACAGGGTCCACATGA
- the LOC113148669 gene encoding uncharacterized protein LOC113148669 isoform X1 — protein sequence MEPRCSHCAARLENGPKGYKRKSLLTVLNLRSAQVLFPHLNPKGAFLCYDCVSAVTRKTKRCGKRRVYVEPDPDSSPAPADPPAACAPGEPPAPSQPTETPGTPLNEAGVRVGLNGTKEHRCSHCAARLANTPKGYKRRSLLTVLDLRSARILFPHLNPKDAFLCYDCVSVVTRKTKRCGKRRVYVEPVSSPGEPPPPKQLKKRPGLNEHDYASQEPPPAPRPVRFRHGGRPRVCDLLQKKNLASNLRRLQQVSGFKEALMKICAKLISSERKAMVNDLDGPLRKTFTPENLSSFSWDKTTSWAEEKAPLTVACLRAMFPPTKKIQKQKLSYVRGNNQRQLTEEEVKQMLDRRVTLLLSVPLYTSTNRCGFLQTAFSVEMLRHRCPIRLFSITNSLGISQCKTATRFHSKRLAAEHDKQVKQWRDEIQTTKRTQFCCDESKKAAAYTFSWGKVRVPSVSSADRGNTFTTWAFRFAHQVRVNFRYLQGPAIKAVEVSPHSILPSKQTYELLRLRMKTIVMRIIADNLKALRGVKPRVVKHIPHTFSHLMKEQSTSVSLGAVIPNITEDSVSIAYSLKNYIPVHYGKPYHILCCGDITNTDKTEQSKTQNRETPERSPNLKFDGLVEAPQEFQKEHLFHEEMIKMLLSEKSEKCRGSLHHIVSLFDFKTFNNTAKDYFLNMWDFITFVTTAYVTLFAVTECSLDSVTQKPTDYPSQSSEQLDWLSNLAHRLVDLVWMPPPQEDINAVAAEAAGQSDREKKKTFPFCYCREEKPGEKLVRCCSNLCPAIWFHESCARAQTLSDPHEDWFCSPECSSDGTYIYCHCKEQKGGEMIQCGLTDKCRRHEWYHRDCLTAAEQNRGEQTPWFCSESCLLAADGEDYLLNYTRAVVWEGLYHMARRDAIQEGDGEAITDFWRMDLVLLWTREHLQLFNSGHQLLTGIEGFYPQRVRQDMKWNRVLNLQGKAGGNISLDLLTELMINEFKGVIQFGKGSFTRQQVEHSAQLAGPQAKDLDRLFFIGGNPVNLSWYLSRLTSLSCKRKEDVSRFVEEFKKDELFRFKPGRKHEGFNKFTYQQRIKKPKRMGRTMRSLAEELDRQRDMIL from the exons ATGGAGCCGCGCTGCAGCCACTGTGCCGCCCGTTTGGAAAACGGCCCCAAAGGCTACAAGCGGAAGTCTCTGCTGACGGTTCTCAACCTGCGGAGCGCTCAGGTCCTGTTCCCGCACCTCAACCCCAAAGGCGCGTTTTTATGTTACGACTGCGTGAGTGCAGTCACTCGGAAAACCAAGAGATGCGGGAAACGGCGGGTTTATGTGGAGCCTGATCCGGATTCCTCCCCGGCTCCCGCTGACCCTCCTGCTGCCTGTGCCCCGGGAGAACCACCTGCTCCGTCACAGCCCACGGAGACACCCGGAACTCCACTAAACGAAGCCGGAGTCCGAGTGGGTCTAAACGGAACCAAGGAGCACCGCTGCAGCCACTGTGCCGCCCGGCTGGCAAACACGCCTAAAGGGTATAAAAGACGGTCTCTGTTGACGGTGCTGGACCTGAGGAGCGCCAGGATCCTGTTCCCGCACCTCAACCCCAAAGACGCGTTTTTATGTTACGACTGCGTGAGTGTGGTCACCCGGAAAACCAAGAGATGCGGGAAACGGCGGGTTTATGTGGAGCCGGTCTCCTCCCCGGGAGAACCACCGCCCCCCAAACAGCTGAAGAAGAGACCGGGTCTAAACGAACACGATTACGCCTCCCAGGAGCCGCCACCTGCACCCCGTCCGGTTCGGTTCAGACACGGCGGCCGCCCCCGAGTCTGCGACCTCCTGCAGAAGAAGAACCTGGCCTCCAACCTGCGGAGGCTGCAGCAGGTGTCCGGGTTCAAGGAGGCCCTGATGAAGATCTGCGCCAAACTGATCTCCAGCGAG AGGAAGGCGATGGTGAACGACCTGGACGGACCGCTCAGGAAAACCTTCACCCCTGAGAACCTGTCGTCCTTCAGCTGGGATAAGACTACTTCCTGGGCTGAGGAGAAGGCTCCTCTGACTGTGGCCTGTCTCAGAGCCATGTTCCCCCCCACCAAAAAGATCCAGAAACAGAAGCTAAGCTACGTCCGAGGGAATAACCAACG GCAGCTTactgaggaggaggtgaagcagaTGCTGGACCGGAGAGTCaccctcctcctgtctgtgcctctgtaCACCAGTACCAACAGATGTGGTTTCCTGCAGACAGCGTTCAGCGTGGAGATGTTGAGGCACCGCTGTCCTATCAGACTCTTCAGCATCACCAACAGCCTCGGTATCTCGCAGTGTAAAACCGCCACCAGGTTCCACAGCAAGAGGCTCGCTGCGGAGCACGACAAACAGGTGAAGCAATGGAGAGATGAAATCCAG ACAACGAAAAGGACGCAGTTCTGCTGTGACGAGTCCAAAAAGGCAGCAGCTTATACCTTCTCCTGGGGGAAAGTTCGG GTACCGTCTGTGTCCTCTGCAGATCGAGGAAATACATTTACGACGTGGGCGTTTCGCTTTGCTCATCAGGTCCGTGTTAACTTTCGTTACCTGCAGGGACCTGCGATAAAAGCAGTGGAAGTGTCCCCACACAGCATCCTCCCATCAAAACAG ACGTACGAGTTGCTGCGACTGCGAATGAAAACCATTGTGATGAGAATCATCGCTGACAACCTGAAGGCGCTCAGAGGAGTGAAACCACGAGTGGTGAAACACATTCCTCATACCTTTTCCCACCTGATGAAGGAGCAGAGCACCAGT GTGAGTTTGGGTGCAGTGATCCCAAACATCACAGAGGACTCTGTTAGCATAGCATACAGCCTTAAAAACTACATCCCTGTGCATTATGGGAAACCGTACCACATCCTGTGCTGTGGGGACATCACGAACACTGACAAGACAGAACAGAGCAAAACTCAGAACAGGGAAACTCCAGAGAGGAGCCCCAACCTGAAGTTTGACGGACTCGTGGAAGCACCGCAAGAGTTTCAGAAGGAACACCTGTTTCATGAG GAAATGATAAAGATGCTTCTGAGTGAGAAGAGTGAGAAGTGTCGAGGTTCTCTTCATCACATCGTCTCACTGTTTGACTTCAAGACGTTTAACAACACAGCCAAAGATTACTTCCTCAACATGTGGGACTTTATCACG TTTGTGACCACAGCGTACGTGACTCTGTTTGCTGTCACCGAGTGCAGTCTGGACTCTGTGACCCAGAAACCCACAGACTACCCCTCTCAGAGCTCGGAACAGCTGGACTGGCTCAGCAACCTGGCTCACAGACTGGTGGATCTGGTGTGGATGCCTCCACCTCAGGAGGACATCAACGCTGtagctgctgaagctgcaggtcaaagtgacagagagaagaagaaaactttCCCATTCTGCTACTGCAGAGAAG AGAAACCAGGTGAGAAGCTGGTGCGGTGCTGCAGTAACCTGTGTCCCGCTATCTGGTTCCACGAGAGCTGTGCTCGGGCTCAGACCCTCTCAGACCCACATGAGGACTGGTTTTGTAGTCCAGAGTGCAGTTCAGATGGGACCTACATCTACTGTCACTGTAAGGagcagaaaggaggagagatgaTTCAATGTGGACTGACGGACAAGTGCCGGAGACACGAGTGGTACCACAGAGACTGTCTGACAGCGGCCGAGCAGAACCGAGGAGAACAGA CTCCATGGTTCTGCTCCGAGTCCTGCTTGTTGGCTGCCGATGGAGAGGACTACCTTCTTAACTACACCAGGGCGGTGGTATGGGAGGGGCTGTACCACATGGCCAGACGGGACGCCATCCAGGAAGGGGACGGAGAGGCCATCACGGACTTCTGGAGGATGGACCTGGTTCTGCTGTGGACCAGAGAACACCTGCAGCTCTTCAACAGCGGCCACCAGCTACTCACTG GGATCGAGGGGTTCTACCCACAGCGAGTCCGACAGGACATGAAGTGGAACCGAGTGTTGAACCTGCAGGGAAAAGCTGGAGGGAACATCAGCCTGGACCTCCTTACAGAACTCATGATCAACGAGTTCAAAG GTGTGATACAGTTCGGTAAAGGCAGCTTCACGAGGCAGCAGGTGGAGCACAGCGCTCAGCTGGCCGGACCTCAGGCCAAAGACCTGGACAGACTTTTCTTCATAGGAGGAAACCCCGTGAACCTGTCCTGGTACCTGTCCCGCCTGACATCCTTGTCCTGCAAGAGGAAGGAGGACGTGTCCAGGTTCGTGGAGGAGTTTAAGAAAGACGAACTGTTCCGCTTCAAACCAGGACGGAAACACGAGGGCTTCAACAAGTTCACCTACCAGCAGAGAATCAAGAAACCAAAGAGGATGGGGAGGACCATGAGGAGTCTGGCTGAGGAGCTGGACCGACAGAGAGACATGATCCTCTGA
- the LOC113148669 gene encoding uncharacterized protein LOC113148669 isoform X2: MRSELCVRASVPSSLSTKPRCSHCNALTERRNKGYKRKSLLSITDLKSAQTLFPDRNPKEVFLCFACVRLVFQWTEKRGNRRVCVVRRPLSSLTVSVFREAQTLKASLEEHDYASQDPAPSPQLARHIRRGPIPRICSSLQKKNLTSALNRLLEINGFKEALMKTCIKIISSERKAMVNDLDGPLRKTFTPENLSSFSWDKTTSWAEEKAPLTVACLRAMFPPTKKIQKQKLSYVRGNNQRQLTEEEVKQMLDRRVTLLLSVPLYTSTNRCGFLQTAFSVEMLRHRCPIRLFSITNSLGISQCKTATRFHSKRLAAEHDKQVKQWRDEIQTTKRTQFCCDESKKAAAYTFSWGKVRVPSVSSADRGNTFTTWAFRFAHQVRVNFRYLQGPAIKAVEVSPHSILPSKQTYELLRLRMKTIVMRIIADNLKALRGVKPRVVKHIPHTFSHLMKEQSTSVSLGAVIPNITEDSVSIAYSLKNYIPVHYGKPYHILCCGDITNTDKTEQSKTQNRETPERSPNLKFDGLVEAPQEFQKEHLFHEEMIKMLLSEKSEKCRGSLHHIVSLFDFKTFNNTAKDYFLNMWDFITFVTTAYVTLFAVTECSLDSVTQKPTDYPSQSSEQLDWLSNLAHRLVDLVWMPPPQEDINAVAAEAAGQSDREKKKTFPFCYCREEKPGEKLVRCCSNLCPAIWFHESCARAQTLSDPHEDWFCSPECSSDGTYIYCHCKEQKGGEMIQCGLTDKCRRHEWYHRDCLTAAEQNRGEQTPWFCSESCLLAADGEDYLLNYTRAVVWEGLYHMARRDAIQEGDGEAITDFWRMDLVLLWTREHLQLFNSGHQLLTGIEGFYPQRVRQDMKWNRVLNLQGKAGGNISLDLLTELMINEFKGVIQFGKGSFTRQQVEHSAQLAGPQAKDLDRLFFIGGNPVNLSWYLSRLTSLSCKRKEDVSRFVEEFKKDELFRFKPGRKHEGFNKFTYQQRIKKPKRMGRTMRSLAEELDRQRDMIL, from the exons ATGAG GAGTGAACTCTGTGTCAGAGCTTCAGTGCCGTCCTCCCTAAGTACGAAGCCTCGCTGCAGCCACTGCAATGCTCTAACAGAGAGACGCAATAAAGGCTATAAAAGAAAGTCTTTGTTATCAATAACAGACCTGAAAAGTGCTCAGACACTTTTTCCGGATCGGAACCCCAAAGAggtctttctgtgttttgcctGTGTGCGTCTGGTTTTTCAGTGGACGGAGAAAAGAGGGAACAGGCGGGTTTGTGTGGTCCGTCGACCCCTTTCCTCCCTTACAGTCTCTGTCTTCAGAGAAGCCCAGACTCTGAAAGCAAGCCTAGAAGAACATGACTATGCCTCTCAGGACCCTGCACCTTCCCCTCAGCTGGCCCGGCACATCCGCCGTGGACCGATCCCCAGAATCTGCTCCTCCCTGCAGAAGAAGAACTTAACCAGTGCACTGAACCGGCTGCTGGAGATTAACGGCTTCAAGGAGGCTCTGATGAAAACCTGCATAAAAATCATTTCCAGTGAG AGGAAGGCGATGGTGAACGACCTGGACGGACCGCTCAGGAAAACCTTCACCCCTGAGAACCTGTCGTCCTTCAGCTGGGATAAGACTACTTCCTGGGCTGAGGAGAAGGCTCCTCTGACTGTGGCCTGTCTCAGAGCCATGTTCCCCCCCACCAAAAAGATCCAGAAACAGAAGCTAAGCTACGTCCGAGGGAATAACCAACG GCAGCTTactgaggaggaggtgaagcagaTGCTGGACCGGAGAGTCaccctcctcctgtctgtgcctctgtaCACCAGTACCAACAGATGTGGTTTCCTGCAGACAGCGTTCAGCGTGGAGATGTTGAGGCACCGCTGTCCTATCAGACTCTTCAGCATCACCAACAGCCTCGGTATCTCGCAGTGTAAAACCGCCACCAGGTTCCACAGCAAGAGGCTCGCTGCGGAGCACGACAAACAGGTGAAGCAATGGAGAGATGAAATCCAG ACAACGAAAAGGACGCAGTTCTGCTGTGACGAGTCCAAAAAGGCAGCAGCTTATACCTTCTCCTGGGGGAAAGTTCGG GTACCGTCTGTGTCCTCTGCAGATCGAGGAAATACATTTACGACGTGGGCGTTTCGCTTTGCTCATCAGGTCCGTGTTAACTTTCGTTACCTGCAGGGACCTGCGATAAAAGCAGTGGAAGTGTCCCCACACAGCATCCTCCCATCAAAACAG ACGTACGAGTTGCTGCGACTGCGAATGAAAACCATTGTGATGAGAATCATCGCTGACAACCTGAAGGCGCTCAGAGGAGTGAAACCACGAGTGGTGAAACACATTCCTCATACCTTTTCCCACCTGATGAAGGAGCAGAGCACCAGT GTGAGTTTGGGTGCAGTGATCCCAAACATCACAGAGGACTCTGTTAGCATAGCATACAGCCTTAAAAACTACATCCCTGTGCATTATGGGAAACCGTACCACATCCTGTGCTGTGGGGACATCACGAACACTGACAAGACAGAACAGAGCAAAACTCAGAACAGGGAAACTCCAGAGAGGAGCCCCAACCTGAAGTTTGACGGACTCGTGGAAGCACCGCAAGAGTTTCAGAAGGAACACCTGTTTCATGAG GAAATGATAAAGATGCTTCTGAGTGAGAAGAGTGAGAAGTGTCGAGGTTCTCTTCATCACATCGTCTCACTGTTTGACTTCAAGACGTTTAACAACACAGCCAAAGATTACTTCCTCAACATGTGGGACTTTATCACG TTTGTGACCACAGCGTACGTGACTCTGTTTGCTGTCACCGAGTGCAGTCTGGACTCTGTGACCCAGAAACCCACAGACTACCCCTCTCAGAGCTCGGAACAGCTGGACTGGCTCAGCAACCTGGCTCACAGACTGGTGGATCTGGTGTGGATGCCTCCACCTCAGGAGGACATCAACGCTGtagctgctgaagctgcaggtcaaagtgacagagagaagaagaaaactttCCCATTCTGCTACTGCAGAGAAG AGAAACCAGGTGAGAAGCTGGTGCGGTGCTGCAGTAACCTGTGTCCCGCTATCTGGTTCCACGAGAGCTGTGCTCGGGCTCAGACCCTCTCAGACCCACATGAGGACTGGTTTTGTAGTCCAGAGTGCAGTTCAGATGGGACCTACATCTACTGTCACTGTAAGGagcagaaaggaggagagatgaTTCAATGTGGACTGACGGACAAGTGCCGGAGACACGAGTGGTACCACAGAGACTGTCTGACAGCGGCCGAGCAGAACCGAGGAGAACAGA CTCCATGGTTCTGCTCCGAGTCCTGCTTGTTGGCTGCCGATGGAGAGGACTACCTTCTTAACTACACCAGGGCGGTGGTATGGGAGGGGCTGTACCACATGGCCAGACGGGACGCCATCCAGGAAGGGGACGGAGAGGCCATCACGGACTTCTGGAGGATGGACCTGGTTCTGCTGTGGACCAGAGAACACCTGCAGCTCTTCAACAGCGGCCACCAGCTACTCACTG GGATCGAGGGGTTCTACCCACAGCGAGTCCGACAGGACATGAAGTGGAACCGAGTGTTGAACCTGCAGGGAAAAGCTGGAGGGAACATCAGCCTGGACCTCCTTACAGAACTCATGATCAACGAGTTCAAAG GTGTGATACAGTTCGGTAAAGGCAGCTTCACGAGGCAGCAGGTGGAGCACAGCGCTCAGCTGGCCGGACCTCAGGCCAAAGACCTGGACAGACTTTTCTTCATAGGAGGAAACCCCGTGAACCTGTCCTGGTACCTGTCCCGCCTGACATCCTTGTCCTGCAAGAGGAAGGAGGACGTGTCCAGGTTCGTGGAGGAGTTTAAGAAAGACGAACTGTTCCGCTTCAAACCAGGACGGAAACACGAGGGCTTCAACAAGTTCACCTACCAGCAGAGAATCAAGAAACCAAAGAGGATGGGGAGGACCATGAGGAGTCTGGCTGAGGAGCTGGACCGACAGAGAGACATGATCCTCTGA